Below is a genomic region from Syngnathus typhle isolate RoL2023-S1 ecotype Sweden linkage group LG3, RoL_Styp_1.0, whole genome shotgun sequence.
acgcccaagcctccagcaaccacattccagatctcggaagtaaactgtgcaccccggtccgaggagaggtctgaaggtgttccaaagcgcgcgacccatgtgccaataaacgcccgggccacgtcagcagccgaggttgaggagagggggacggcttccggccaacgggtcgtcctgtccaccatggtgaggaggtaggtgaaaccatgggaaggggggagcgggcccacaaggtcgatgttgacgtggtcgaacctcctttcggggacagtgaacggctccaacggggccttggtatggcggtgcaccttcgcacgctgacaagccacacacgagtcgacccaggcccgcacgtccctcttcagccctttccagacgaacttctgagccaccagcctcacggacgcttttctgccaggatgggacaggccgtgtatcgcctcaaagacagcccgctgccagctggcagggacaagtggtctaggttggccggtggagaggtcgcaccacagcctgacacctgagtcgccaaccgcgacctcctccagacgcagtccagtgtccgagtctctgagcgactggatcccaggatctgaggcttggtcagcactcatacttgagtagtcaagccccagctgaaccgtgtggatgaccgctctagagaggcaatcggcgaccacgttggacttgccggcgatgtgtcggatatctgtggtgtactcggagataaaagacagctgacgctgctggcgggcggaccacggctcagccaccttggacatagagaacgtgaggggtttgtggtcgacgaaaaccgtaaactcacggccttccaggatggagcggaaatggcggatcgccaaccagacgccgagtagctccctgtcgaacgTGCTGTacttgcgctccctagggaccagctggcggctgaaaaaggcgagcggttgccaggcgccaccaacccactgctcaaatacagcaccaactgcgtagtcagatgcgtcggtcgtgagggcgaccggggctccaggcgacgggtggaccaacatggtggcctggcacagcgcagccttagtatcctcgaaagccttgatcccctcgggggtccagtcgatgtcctggttgggggttttacccttaagggcctcatacagtgggtgcataatgtgggccgcccggcgtatgaatcggtggtagaatgtaaccatcccaaggaactcccggagcccccgggccgaacgtgggcggggaaaagcggagaccgcttccacctttgtcgggaggggggtggccccattactgccgatgagatgcccaagaaactggatcgacggcactccgaagacgcacttcgccgggttaatgatcaggccatgctggtcgagccttgtgaaaagggcccgcaggtgcgccgcatgctcctcctccgaggagctggcgacgaggacatcgtccaagtagacgaagatgaaaggcatgtccctaagcgcagagtccatcaaccgctggaaggactgggccgcatttttcaggccgaagggcatcctaagaaactcgaaaagcccgaaaggagtcaccactgccgttttagggatgtcagcagggtgcactgggacttggtgataaccccgcaccaggtccaccttggagaacaggtgcttccctgctagatgtaccgaaaagtcctgaacatgggggaccgggtagcggtcgggcgtggtggcatcattgaggcggcggtagtcgccacacgggcgccaaccaccgtctggcttaggcaccatgtggagcggggaggcccacgggctgtcagagcggcgaataatgccaaggcgttccatgttggcgaactcggcccgagcaatcgtcagtctctccgggttgagccgtcgggccctagcgtagatgggggggcctttggtctcgatgtggtgctcgaccccatgtttagctgtggtggcggcaaaagtgggctgtgtaaggctggggaactccccgaggagtttctggtacacgtcgccctcggagagcgaactagagagactcacataattcccctcatcgcggacacatgcgaaagaggagaaggttaatgcgtccaccaggcggccgttcttaacatccacgagcagtccgtgggcgcacaaaaaatctgcgccgagcagggggaaggagatgtcggcagtgacaaagtcccatgtgaaacgctgacccccgaaacatacgtccacagtctttgtgccatacgtcctgatgggggtgtcgttggcggatgtcaagggcgggccgtgcaaccctccagcggcgtcgtccaccgtagccggcaggacgctcctctgggcaccggtgtcacagaggaatctgcgaccagagagggagtcctcaatgaacagcagccggttctttttgcctgcggtcacggccactactgagcgcaggctttggcgtttcccgtcgtgttgaagttgcaaggggagcggcacctcttagccttggcgccaaaacgtgcatggaagtagcacaaacctgtgctggcgcggccgtcagttgcagcgtgtcctctgccaggggaaacgccagcgcttggggacgtgtagctgcgtgttggggccagcacaccaggggcgaaacgctgggtggccaagtagaaacggtccgcttcctccgccagagcacgcggctccgtaatagccgtatttgcgagggccgtttggacgtgcggcggcatatgtcgcagaaacagttcaatgaaaagaaaattcggctcttccccacccagcaggtttaacatcatctccatgtgttcagagggtttgctgtcccccatgccctgaatagcaagcaggcgccgggctcgttcggatcgcgacagttcaaaaatcctgaggagataagccttgagccctgcatatttatcctgggccggaggggaagtgatgaaacttacggctctggcagcggtggagcttccgagtgccgagacaacgtggtagtagcatgtggcgtcatccgtaattccccggagggcgaactgagcctccgcctgtgcgaaccacgttgctgcagaagtctcccaaaactcaggcagcctgaggacggcggaatgcgccatgccgtctcgctcggtattctgttcagtcccggaatcctcagcgggactgatgtcagggtcaccagtgtggtgtgcaaggactggagtcggaggcggagtgataaatgacggtgccaacggcagttgttttaatgacatttataacttgcttctctcaaccacgggccgactcttttcccttcgagatcctaacacacactaatcaaaacggaaactcccacacgtgtaaaacatcccaccggaactcggcaacgtgaacttaggttccgggtgaattatgtcaacccactacaaggcgttcatttatttgggttgaccgttattatggccctccgagggaaacgatgactacaatgtggcccgcgacaaaaatgagcttgacacccctgatctatggCATTTCCTACTTAAATTGATGGAAATGGCAGTAATGCTGTATAGTAAGTACTTTGAATGGAAGCAGTGAAAGAACACTTTGTCTTTCATTTGGAGAACCAATTACATTTTTAGCAGTTCACTTTTGAGGGAGGGCAGACAATATACAAGAGAAAAACAAGAACTGACAACGTTAGTGTAGGACATGACACAGAAGAGAATATACTGCTAGTGTTACAACAAAATATGTGCAGTACAAGTATTATATTGCCTTTTTGGCATGAAGAATGCATGCACTTCAGTACAGCATATCTGAATACAATCCAAATGCTTCAATGTGCACAGGTTTAAAACGGTGAACTGATAACAACATGGAGCTTGTTAAAAAGCCATAAACAGTTAACACAATTTTGTTGCCGAGACTCACTTCAATCCTCAGACAAGGAAGTGCCTAATGATAATTCCGGCTGCCAAGATGGCAACAAAGATAAGTAAAATTAAGGCACGCTTCAAAAGCAGTTGTTTCAGTGTGGTGACTGCAGTTTCATGCTGGTCTGGAATCTGTTGGTCCTCTGCAGTACTCTCACAtctgggtgaaggagcaggaaccactgcagtagagtctagaaacgaattaaaagcgtgatgtattgactgatgggcaaataatatcacaataatgtagcttctcatccaagtatgttgcacttattggcagttttgacaaatttgacctccaaatcactgtatccactttcacgttgtctaaaccatgcattcaaaagtttgaggtcacttatatgtgaatgatattaatgatcataattataataattaatatcatttattgcccagttgtcttactgatgtttttgatgttactgatatctgttgttaaaaccagagaaccatcagtatgtgcatgttcaagccAAGTATATTACGTAATTGCAACATGGTGATAATCTGCATTATTCTAAACGTGGTCTTGCCTGGCTCGCAGACTACCATTTCCACAGTGTCTTCAACCTTGACCTGAACACCTGCTCTCCTTTGAGCCTGACCAGTACTCTCACAtctgggtgaaggagcaggaaccactgcagtagagtctagaaacaaattaaaagcgtgatgtattgactgatgggcaaataatatcacaataatgtagcttctcatccaagtatgttgcacttactggcagttttgacaaatttgacctccaaatcactgtatccactttcatgttgtctaaaccatgcattcaaaagtttgaggtcacttataaatgacattaatgatcataattataataattaatatcatttattgccCAGTTGTCTTACTGAGGTTTTTGGTGTTACTGatatctgttgttaaaaccagagaaccatcagtatgtgcatgttcaagccAAGTATATTACATAATTGCAACATGGTGATAATCTGCATTATTCTAAACGTGGTCTTGCCTGGCTCGCAGTCTACCATTTCCACAGTGGCTTCAACCTTGTCCTGAACACCTGCTCTCCTTTGAGCCTGACCAGTACTCTCACAtctgggtgaaggagcaggaaccactgcagtagagtctagaaacgaattaaaagcgtgatgtattgactgatgggcaaataatatcacaataatgtagcgtctcatccaagtatgttgcacttactggcagttttgacaaatctgacctccaaatcactgtatccactttcatgttgtctaaaccatgcattcaaaagtttgaggtcacttataaatgatattaatgatcataattataatcattaatatcatttattgcccagttgtcttactgatgtttttggtgttactgatatctgttgttaaaaccagagaaccatcagtatgtgcatgttcaagccAAGTATATTACGTAATTGCAACATGGTGATAATCTGCATTATTCTAAACGTGGTCTTGCCTGGCTCGCAGTCTACCATTTCCACAGTGGCTTCAACCTTGTCCTGAACACCTGCTCTCCTTTGAGCCTGACCAGTACTCTCACAtctgggtgaaggagcaggaaccactgcagtagagtctagaaacgaattaaaagcgtgatgtattgactgatgggcaaataatatcacaataatgtagcttctcatccaagtatgttgcacttactggcagttttgacaaatttgacctccaaatcactgtatccactttcatgttgtctaaaccatgcattcaaaagtttgaggtcacttatatgtaaatgatattaatgatcataattataataattaatatcatttattgcccagttgtcttactgatgtttttgatgttactgatatctgttgttaaaaccagagaaccatcagtatgtgcatgttcaagccAAGTATATTACGTAATTGCAACATGGTGATAATCTGCATTATTCTAAACGTGGACTTGCCTGGCTCGCAGTCTACCATTTCCACAGTGTCTTCAACATTGTCCCGAACACCTGCTTTCCTTTGAGCCTGACCAGAGATACACaaatatgtcaaaattaaaatcatttaaattgtatgccatgtttgtgttttccagCAAATTAGTTATTCACATCATCGGCAGCCTTTCTCCAATCAAGACGGCACAAATATGTCACGAAGGAAATGGCCTGCAGTACCACACAGATCGTAAGACCAGTCCAAAGTCCTGTTCAAGAATCAACAGAAGCAAACAGAATCTTATGAGTCACACTGTTGGGATGATTGTGTAATGTAAAACACGATTATGCTTGTTTCTTACCTACAACGCCCAATTGTGTCTTAAACAATAAAGACACACCTATTGGAAAGCCAATGAAGTAGTGTCCAACCAGGTTGGACACAGCACCGAccttttgttttccaactcctcGAAAAACACCTCCACTCACAGTCTTTGATGAGAATTGCAATTAATTCTTtcagacgtcaacattgatcacTTTCCCATGAAATTAATTTTCTCACCGCAATAGCATGAGCAAGATGCATGACCCAAAAAACAACCATGACATCAGCAGTCCtctttaaaatgtttctgaaggaaagataaagttggaaaaaaaacaaaatacaatacaatgttAATGTCAAGGTAAGCGTGTGGCAAATTTGTTATATTATCAAGTGAAGGTGAGATGACTCACGGATCTGTGGTGAAAATGTAGCCAACTGCATTTCCGGATAGTGTAAGGCTAAGTCCAACACAAAGGGCGAATGCAGCTACAATGGGAAAGAGACAAACTGAATAAAATTCATGAAATGGTAACTCATCGTGAtccatgaatgtttttgcatttaaCCCTCTCCAAATTCATTTTACAGCATAATTTTTGGCATGGATGGCAAATCAGCTCATTTGAGGGGCCATGAGACAGATGTCATTCCACGTCACTGGCATGTTCTCTTTTTATTGCAGTGACAACCAGTGGGCTGAATAGTTTGGCCGTAAGCTGTCTTGTTCGTCTGTGTTTTTGCCCTTACATGTACAGATGATGGAAACTTTACAAGACAACTTGGCTTGCACACTGTTTCCTGCAACAAGAGCCTTCCCTACATTGACACTAGCTGCAGTTGCCATTCCAAtggggaactgaaaaagtcaaaAATGTATAGAATCAGAAACACTTTTGAGTCATTCAAAATTCCATAATGTAGATCAGAGTGGCCAACATAACGCTCATAAAACACATGCGACTCTTTGGCTATCTTTTTTTCTGTCAGTCGGTCAATTTTTCAAtgattaatattttatatattaatattgtGAAGCCTGGTTTCATCTGCACAGCCATCTTGGAAATTGGAAGGAAAAGAACTGAGCAGATAGCTCCTATATTTCAAAATTGGTCCTAAATTTTGATTGACTGGCTTATAGTATTTATTGGAAAGATACGGTATCCCTGTTAGGCTGCTCCGTTCTCGACTTGGCTTAGTTCTCAGTGGCTGAATGAAGGCGCATGTTCCACTTTAGAAGATAATCACAGACAGGGTTGCTGGTGGTTGGGACTTCTGCTTTATAGAATTGTATATTTTGTGCAGCGAAATGGAGAATTCTGCTCTCCAAACCTAAAAATGATTGCAAAAAATAGTTGAGTCTCCTACCGTCTAAACCGAGATCAGAAAAGATCAGCGCTATTCAGCTATGGTTTAAAATTTACGATACGTCCCATAGCTAAATCCACAGACCAGCAAATTTATTTGTTGTGGATACAAAATCTTCACAATATCTCTTTTTACAAAGATAATGTTTAGGTTCAAGAAACACAGTCTGACTTTTAATGTTAATTGAGTTGGCCACCACTGAATGACATGAATTCCATTTGACTTACCACCAAAGCCACAAGAGTCAGGTTATAGACCGCAGATTGAGCTCCCAACTCAACTTCACTAATCATGCCAGCAAGACATCCTCCCACTTCAAATGCCCACCACTCAAGGCAAAACATGAGCATGCTTGGCATGGCCAGCTTGACAAAGGGTCCCCACTCCTCGAGACACTCACGTGACCAGCCTGAGGATCAAAAATTTAAGTCATCAACAAATCTGTGTTTTAATGAGACTTGAAGTGTTACATTTGATTATATGATGTGAAACCACTACTTTTGACCATCGTGACTGCCTCCATCATTTAATCTGCCCATCTCCATGTAGAGCTACAGTCATTAACAATTTAGTTGAAACATCATCACATACGACACTAACTGTAGGAGTAACTATAAATACTGTACACTGTACAGGTAGTGTACTATTATAACTTAATAAGATGCATTCACTTATCCATTCATCATTGCATTGAAAGTTAGAAGGCAACTGACCTCCCCATTTGGGTAACCCCTTCCGCCAAATATAGGCCAGTAGGGTGATGGAAAGAAAATACTGTGACATTAAATTTGCTCCGGCAGACCcactttaacaaacacaaacatagaATGTTTTAAACACAGGTATGAAATTAGAGTGGTTAAGAGCAGTAAGAGTAGTaacactgaaataaaaataccttCAAAACACATTTAGGCAAGTAGAGTGTGCATTGCATTGTGGGAATTAATatcagcataaaaatataaacaccTCTGCATGTTAATGATACTGAGTAAATATTACACTAATTGAAAGTTGATCTTCAACGTATTTGCAAAACATACAAGATctgtatttttgtaaataaaaaatatatatattctgggAAACTTACGGAACTCCCAGTTGCAGAAGATGGAGGAAAACATAATTGATGAATGCGTTTAAAATGTTTCCAATTACACCGGTTACGACTTGAGGCCAAATAATTCcctgcaaaataaacaaaacaaaacaacggacgcacacacacacacacacacacgcacgcaggctcTTGAAATGTATTATGTCTATTATTAACTTTCATATAAAAGATATTGTATTGCTACACAGCACCTGGTTCTGAAGATATCTTCCCAGCAGCTGGTACATAAATGCCGCCTGATAGAGAGAAAACATCATTTTACTACATGATAGAAGCCGTCTACATAACTTATGGACAGAGACAAAAGTGAACTCACTGGCAGAGAAGCCATGACGATGTTCACATACGCTTGTGCCAGACTGTGAAGCACACAAAACGTCACGTGAAATTGCGGTATGGAGACATTAAAATATAGATCACatgcattattatattatagtaATGTTTAGGATGTCACGATATTGTAAGGTATCTCGGTTTCAAAATTCTACCCATTATATTGCAGACACGCTCGGACAAACGTCACCAATGATATTTATTGAAGTAAAACACTGAACTCTGCTGTCAACTTTGGCTCAGGCCAAAGAACTGTGTGCACCGCTGTGGTGCATCATCATGCATGGAGATGGATGCTTACATGCTGAatgcatgttgtatttttttatattgcccaaattttgagtttgtgtgactttttataAACTGAATCCAATTACATAAAAAATGAGTCTGCATAAGAAAATCAAACCTCTTCTTCATGTTAATGGTAATACACTTTGCTAAAACtcaagggattttttttacagtaaatacaaCGTGTGATTAACAATGAGTGAACAATAAAAGAGATTAATCctgattaaatattttaatcgCTTGACCACTAAATGATATGAGTAATAATAGTCTGATGGATGCATTACcttctttatgtatttattataccAATAGTtaactaataaaaaataataataataataaaaatgaataaaaaatagtaTGCTGAAGGTGATGGGAGGATTAAAACGCGACTTACCTGGCAACCTCATGGCTCTGTTTAACGGCAAGTAAAAAGGTTTCAGTATAGATGAGAACAGCCCAGCAGGGGAAACACGCCAGAATGATAATCAGAACCCCTCTCTGAAGGATCAGCCCCACGCGCGTCGGGTTTCCACTTCCAAAGGTCTACACAAGAGCAGAATCAAATAAATAGCAACACCGGAAGCCCACTAATGAATACTGTAGTTTTGATAGATGGAAGAAATCTTGATAGACAAATCCAAGGTTGAACTGTTTTGAAGTGGAGCTGAGAGTGAGCCCAAAGAGGCTTTGTTTCACTAAAAGTGCAACCTTTCTTGAGGGCACTACCTGAGGTATAAGGGTGTCACAAGTCAATGACAAGCCACTCCCAACGGTAATGCCAGTCACACTAACCATCTGCAATTAAAGAAGCATTAATAAAGACATGGCGTATTACGATATTTCTTTGACACAGAGGTTTGAGCACAGCATTCAGTCAAACGTCCCTCTCAAATAAGCTAATTTACAATGTTTTTCCATAGAAAATTTCCTGTCACCAAGGTCATTTGGGAAAAGTAGAACTTGCAGCTGTATCATTATCAATTG
It encodes:
- the LOC133151092 gene encoding multidrug and toxin extrusion protein 1-like, which gives rise to MVSVTGITVGSGLSLTCDTLIPQTFGSGNPTRVGLILQRGVLIIILACFPCWAVLIYTETFLLAVKQSHEVASLAQAYVNIVMASLPAAFMYQLLGRYLQNQGIIWPQVVTGVIGNILNAFINYVFLHLLQLGVPGSAGANLMSQYFLSITLLAYIWRKGLPKWGGWSRECLEEWGPFVKLAMPSMLMFCLEWWAFEVGGCLAGMISEVELGAQSAVYNLTLVALVFPIGMATAASVNVGKALVAGNSVQAKLSCKVSIICTSAFALCVGLSLTLSGNAVGYIFTTDPNILKRTADVMVVFWVMHLAHAIATVSGGVFRGVGKQKVGAVSNLVGHYFIGFPIGVSLLFKTQLGVVGLWTGLTICVVLQAISFVTYLCRLDWRKAADDVNN